In Methanolobus chelungpuianus, a genomic segment contains:
- a CDS encoding UbiA family prenyltransferase has product MFFKESEKCPLIGNDTMSMKKAKGFVRLLRFELPFSAGVCVVMGQILALGGFASASEILYGFFSVFFISASILVLNDYFDVETDRLNAPDRPIPSKLVTASEALLLSISLMLAGLVLSYLISFMALLLSLVLLIVGSLYNRNYKKSGLPGNLMVSFSVGMTFIYGGVSVGLPFNSIVWLFAAIAALIDLGEEIAADAMDMQGDLLISSRSLAIRYGGRFALRISGYIFFSVILLTSVPFIFGWLPAIYLLPIAIMDISIAYSSLRLLGSGNDTRAGRKYIRHIYLGSTSGLLVFILMRLLEM; this is encoded by the coding sequence ATGTTTTTCAAAGAGTCTGAAAAGTGTCCGCTTATAGGGAACGATACAATGTCCATGAAAAAAGCAAAAGGCTTTGTGAGGTTGTTAAGGTTCGAGCTTCCATTCTCTGCCGGGGTATGCGTAGTTATGGGTCAAATCCTGGCTTTGGGAGGGTTTGCATCTGCCTCTGAGATCCTGTATGGCTTTTTCTCTGTATTCTTTATCTCAGCTTCGATATTAGTATTGAACGATTACTTCGATGTTGAGACTGACAGGCTCAACGCACCTGATCGCCCGATCCCTTCAAAGCTTGTCACTGCATCAGAGGCTCTATTGCTATCAATAAGCCTTATGCTCGCTGGTCTTGTCCTTAGTTACCTGATCAGTTTTATGGCGTTATTGTTGTCACTTGTTCTACTGATCGTTGGATCTCTCTATAACCGGAACTACAAGAAAAGCGGCCTGCCCGGGAATCTGATGGTGAGCTTTTCGGTAGGGATGACATTTATCTATGGCGGCGTGTCCGTAGGGCTGCCCTTCAATAGCATTGTCTGGCTCTTTGCAGCAATTGCCGCATTAATAGACCTGGGGGAGGAGATAGCTGCTGATGCTATGGATATGCAGGGAGATCTTCTTATCAGTTCAAGATCCCTGGCAATAAGATATGGGGGCCGTTTTGCTCTGCGGATAAGCGGTTACATTTTCTTTTCTGTTATTCTGCTTACATCAGTTCCTTTCATATTCGGATGGCTGCCTGCTATCTACTTGCTCCCCATTGCAATAATGGATATTTCGATCGCTTATTCGTCTCTGAGATTATTGGGGTCCGGGAATGATACGAGGGCAGGAAGGAAATATATCCGTCATATCTATTTGGGTTCAACATCAGGGCTGTTGGTCTTTATATTGATGAGGCTTCTTGAAATGTGA
- a CDS encoding ArnT family glycosyltransferase produces MKYGLQFIKDNIILLLILSFGLFLRIYDLGHESFWFDETISSIAAISMIENGIPVFPSGLFYSRAILNTFFIAVSFSFLGVSEFAGRLPSVILGTLTILLVYYMGSRWGNKRVGLLAAILVAFSVWEIAWSRQARMYQQLQFFYLLSLYLFYEYVNHRNKKHLGLLIASFAATILSHVFGYVLIGVFLVFIAAYFLKEKHYNVPGKKSVLYIALVLVLLLGLAYNRGVISNVVQTQVNYYDEYIYFLKGNLGFALFFAVPGATVLLSRDWSKGLLLTMSFIIPFYVIFFHVLLFATRYLYFVIPAMLVLVAYFLDFVINHTSEMASRKCSRLFSYGDRQYPCSKVRPIVCSITMIFLIVLMYLSPAFTFMPKEAYDLGPNAPRSDFRKAYSYVDSNMQPGDVVVSAWTAPAQFYLGKNDYWLAFNVMGTGMEPFTVENATRDKYSNSIVIKDTEMLKNVTCQHERGWIVTDTLAWHKISPQSRDFIESNTTRQLQDPTIRVYMWDHTNESVCPSL; encoded by the coding sequence ATGAAATACGGACTGCAGTTCATTAAGGACAATATCATACTCCTGCTTATATTGTCATTCGGATTATTCCTAAGGATATATGATCTCGGACACGAATCTTTCTGGTTTGACGAGACGATAAGTTCGATAGCTGCAATCTCCATGATCGAGAATGGGATTCCGGTCTTCCCGTCTGGCCTCTTCTATAGCCGTGCGATACTGAACACTTTTTTCATAGCAGTCTCATTCAGTTTCCTGGGAGTCAGCGAGTTTGCAGGCAGGTTACCAAGTGTGATCTTAGGAACCCTGACAATTTTACTCGTATATTATATGGGATCCAGGTGGGGGAACAAGAGAGTAGGTCTTCTCGCAGCAATCCTTGTGGCATTTTCTGTGTGGGAAATTGCCTGGTCAAGACAGGCAAGGATGTATCAACAACTGCAATTTTTTTATCTGCTGTCGTTATATCTGTTCTATGAGTACGTGAATCACAGGAACAAAAAGCATCTGGGTTTACTCATAGCTTCATTCGCAGCAACGATCCTGTCCCACGTGTTCGGCTATGTCCTTATAGGAGTGTTCCTGGTTTTCATAGCCGCCTATTTCCTGAAAGAGAAACATTATAACGTCCCGGGGAAAAAAAGTGTGTTGTACATCGCACTGGTTCTCGTACTTCTTCTTGGCCTGGCCTACAACAGAGGTGTGATCTCGAACGTCGTTCAGACACAGGTAAATTATTATGATGAATATATCTACTTCCTCAAAGGAAACCTCGGATTTGCTTTGTTTTTTGCAGTTCCGGGGGCGACCGTGCTTTTAAGCAGGGACTGGAGTAAAGGTTTACTTCTGACAATGTCCTTTATAATTCCTTTTTATGTGATCTTTTTCCACGTACTCCTATTTGCTACCCGCTACCTGTATTTCGTGATACCTGCGATGCTGGTACTTGTGGCTTATTTCCTTGACTTTGTGATTAATCATACTTCGGAAATGGCAAGTCGGAAATGCAGTCGTTTGTTTTCTTATGGCGATAGGCAATATCCTTGTTCAAAAGTTCGTCCGATTGTATGCTCAATAACAATGATCTTTCTAATCGTTCTGATGTACCTCTCCCCCGCCTTTACTTTCATGCCAAAGGAAGCATATGACCTGGGCCCTAATGCCCCACGTTCGGATTTCAGGAAGGCGTACTCCTATGTGGACAGCAATATGCAACCAGGGGATGTTGTAGTATCCGCATGGACAGCCCCTGCCCAGTTCTATCTGGGGAAAAACGATTACTGGCTTGCTTTCAATGTAATGGGCACCGGGATGGAACCCTTTACAGTAGAAAATGCAACCCGCGATAAATACTCCAACTCAATAGTTATAAAAGATACCGAAATGCTGAAAAATGTTACCTGTCAACATGAAAGAGGCTGGATTGTCACAGATACCCTTGCATGGCACAAAATATCGCCACAGTCCAGGGACTTTATCGAGTCCAACACAACCAGACAACTGCAGGATCCGACTATAAGGGTTTACATGTGGGATCATACAAATGAATCCGTGTGTCCGTCTTTGTAA
- a CDS encoding GDP-mannose 4,6-dehydratase: MAILLTGCAGFIGSHVLDRLLSMDEEVIGVDNFDSYYNPLIKGKNIEHNLNNKNFTLYNTDIRNIQEMDRIFSDNSIDTIVHLAARAGVRPSINDPMLYEDVNIKGTLNLLELSIKYNVGNFVFASTSSVYGANEKIPFSEEDNVDRSISPYAASKKACETFCYTYHHLYNLPVVCLRFFTVYGPRQRPEMAIHKFTQLIDEGREIEMYGDGSSRRDYTYIGDIVDGIVNATGIKEGYEIINLGNSDVVELRYLIRVIEQNLGKEARIKELPDQPGDVPITYADISKARSLIRYNPQVKIEEGIKRFVEWYRNERIVFQESDISEISKIIESHIPAVVQSPDEDRSKEKKYIAV; this comes from the coding sequence TTGGCAATATTACTCACAGGCTGCGCAGGGTTTATTGGTTCCCATGTGCTGGACAGGCTTCTTTCCATGGATGAAGAGGTCATTGGGGTGGACAATTTCGATTCTTATTATAATCCTCTGATCAAAGGTAAAAATATAGAGCACAATCTGAACAATAAGAACTTCACCCTGTATAACACCGATATCAGAAACATTCAGGAAATGGATCGCATTTTCAGCGACAATTCGATTGATACAATTGTTCATCTGGCAGCAAGGGCAGGGGTCAGGCCTTCGATAAATGATCCTATGCTGTATGAGGATGTCAACATCAAAGGCACCCTGAACCTGCTGGAACTCAGCATAAAGTACAACGTAGGTAATTTTGTTTTCGCATCCACATCCTCCGTGTATGGTGCCAATGAGAAGATACCCTTCAGTGAAGAGGACAACGTTGACAGGTCCATTTCACCTTATGCAGCGTCAAAAAAAGCATGTGAGACCTTTTGTTATACCTATCACCACCTGTACAACCTGCCCGTAGTATGCCTGCGCTTTTTTACGGTCTACGGCCCCAGGCAGAGGCCTGAGATGGCAATACACAAATTCACGCAGCTTATCGACGAAGGCCGCGAGATCGAAATGTATGGAGACGGAAGCTCCAGGAGAGACTACACCTACATAGGCGACATCGTGGACGGCATAGTCAATGCCACAGGGATCAAGGAAGGCTACGAGATAATCAACCTCGGCAATTCCGACGTGGTGGAACTGCGCTACCTTATCCGTGTCATAGAACAGAACCTCGGTAAGGAAGCAAGGATAAAAGAACTTCCTGACCAGCCCGGGGACGTCCCGATCACCTATGCAGACATCTCCAAGGCCAGATCCCTCATCAGATATAACCCTCAGGTGAAGATAGAAGAAGGTATCAAAAGGTTTGTGGAATGGTACCGTAATGAGCGTATTGTATTCCAGGAAAGCGACATCAGTGAGATCAGCAAGATCATTGAGAGCCATATCCCTGCTGTTGTACAATCCCCGGATGAAGACAGAAGCAAGGAAAAGAAGTACATAGCTGTATAA
- a CDS encoding glycosyltransferase family 2 protein: protein MRSIAVPSYENKRKVISRHRKIHESVDPLEDDLGEFFIDDMPGDNIYRMRTGLSGKSALISVVVPFYNEEDNVVPLYEEICESVNPLDNQFEIIFVDDGSTDATYRMMADLSKKDQRLRIIKFRSNFGQSAALKAGFDNAKGEYVITLDADLQNDPHDIPAMIDKIMTEDYDVVCGWRFNRRDTGSKKVFSKFANFLRNQLTSEQIHDSGSTFRIYKKECTEDLELYGELHRYIPAMLSWKGYKIGEIKTNHRERLHGKTKYNYKRLIKGFLDLIVITFWQKYSLRPIHIFGGLGMVFSVLGGLITTYLVFIRLVYGTGLADRPLFTAGIFSMIIGIQFFTLGILADVMVKIYYGQNGRKNYLVERNIG, encoded by the coding sequence TTGAGATCCATTGCTGTTCCATCCTATGAAAATAAGAGGAAGGTAATTTCCAGGCACAGGAAAATCCATGAATCCGTAGATCCGCTTGAAGATGACTTAGGGGAATTCTTCATTGATGATATGCCGGGAGATAACATCTACAGGATGAGGACCGGGCTGTCAGGAAAAAGTGCGTTGATATCTGTTGTTGTCCCATTCTATAATGAGGAAGATAACGTAGTGCCTCTGTACGAGGAAATTTGTGAATCTGTCAATCCTCTTGATAACCAGTTTGAGATAATCTTCGTTGACGATGGGTCCACGGATGCCACCTACAGAATGATGGCCGACCTGTCAAAGAAGGACCAGCGGCTCAGGATCATAAAGTTCAGGAGCAATTTCGGCCAGAGCGCTGCCCTGAAAGCCGGCTTTGATAACGCTAAAGGGGAATATGTGATTACCCTGGATGCCGACCTGCAGAACGATCCTCACGATATCCCCGCCATGATCGACAAGATAATGACCGAGGACTATGACGTGGTATGTGGCTGGCGTTTCAACAGGAGAGATACAGGCTCAAAAAAGGTGTTTTCAAAATTCGCTAATTTCCTGAGGAATCAGCTCACAAGTGAGCAGATACATGATTCCGGGTCTACGTTCAGGATATACAAGAAAGAGTGCACTGAAGACCTTGAACTCTACGGGGAGCTGCACCGTTACATCCCTGCAATGCTCTCCTGGAAAGGCTACAAAATAGGGGAGATCAAAACAAATCACAGGGAAAGGCTGCACGGGAAGACGAAATACAATTACAAGAGATTGATAAAAGGTTTTCTTGATCTTATAGTCATCACGTTCTGGCAGAAATACTCGCTCAGGCCGATACATATTTTCGGCGGCTTAGGCATGGTCTTCAGCGTTCTGGGCGGGTTAATAACCACATACCTTGTATTCATAAGATTGGTCTACGGAACTGGGCTTGCTGACCGGCCTCTGTTCACAGCGGGTATTTTCTCCATGATCATAGGCATACAGTTCTTCACATTAGGAATTCTTGCTGATGTCATGGTAAAGATATATTATGGCCAGAACGGAAGGAAAAACTATCTTGTAGAGAGGAACATCGGATGA
- a CDS encoding glycosyltransferase family 4 protein, protein MRILMLNYEFPPLGGGGGVAAKKLAEGFVKLGHEVDYVTTAYKGQKEHEVIDGINIYRVRVIGRRDLATATMPSMISFPLLAYAKACKLCRQYEYGFMNTHFAVPTGPLGMWVSGKFKIPNLLSIHGGDIYDPSKKSSPHKKLYLRKTVEKVLNDSSYIIAQSSNTRENALKYYDVKRKIHIIPLAHQPFEFNHVERKSLGLKEELFYTISVGRLVKRKGFDFLIKSIAQTPPNVHALIIGEGPEKENLESLARQLNVQERIHFLGFVTEEKKFQYLQNADLYVLSSVHEGFGIVLQEAMQVGLPIVSTDYGGQVDFVKEGENGYLISYGDLGALSGKIRLFAENKKLWDKISATNKEQCNMFSPERICRQYLEMLV, encoded by the coding sequence ATGAGAATCCTGATGCTCAACTATGAGTTTCCCCCATTGGGAGGAGGTGGAGGCGTTGCCGCCAAAAAACTGGCAGAAGGTTTCGTCAAGCTGGGTCATGAGGTTGATTATGTTACAACTGCATATAAAGGCCAGAAAGAACATGAAGTCATAGACGGAATCAATATTTACCGGGTAAGGGTCATTGGCCGCAGGGATCTGGCTACAGCTACAATGCCTTCTATGATCAGTTTTCCATTACTGGCCTATGCCAAAGCATGCAAACTGTGCCGGCAATACGAATACGGGTTCATGAACACGCATTTTGCCGTTCCCACAGGACCGTTGGGAATGTGGGTTTCCGGTAAGTTCAAGATACCTAATCTCCTGTCAATACACGGCGGTGACATTTATGATCCCTCGAAAAAGAGCTCCCCTCACAAAAAACTGTACTTGAGGAAAACTGTCGAAAAGGTCCTGAACGATTCATCTTATATCATTGCCCAGTCATCCAATACCAGAGAAAACGCCTTGAAATACTACGATGTTAAAAGAAAAATACACATCATACCTCTGGCGCATCAGCCGTTTGAATTCAATCATGTGGAAAGAAAAAGCCTCGGGCTGAAGGAAGAATTGTTCTATACTATCAGTGTCGGAAGACTGGTCAAAAGAAAGGGATTTGACTTTCTGATCAAGAGTATTGCACAAACCCCTCCAAATGTTCATGCATTGATTATTGGCGAGGGTCCTGAAAAAGAAAACCTGGAATCCCTGGCACGCCAATTGAACGTTCAGGAGAGGATCCATTTTCTGGGCTTTGTTACTGAAGAGAAGAAATTCCAGTATCTTCAGAATGCGGACCTTTATGTTCTATCTTCCGTGCATGAGGGGTTCGGTATCGTGTTGCAGGAAGCAATGCAGGTTGGCCTGCCAATAGTTTCAACTGATTACGGGGGCCAGGTCGACTTTGTCAAAGAAGGTGAGAACGGATATCTTATCAGTTATGGGGACCTGGGTGCACTATCAGGTAAGATCCGGCTTTTCGCAGAAAATAAAAAATTATGGGATAAAATCTCTGCAACTAATAAAGAGCAATGCAATATGTTCTCGCCTGAAAGGATATGTCGCCAGTATCTGGAGATGCTGGTATGA
- a CDS encoding glycosyltransferase family 4 protein: MRVGVDARTLNIKGGSRTYASNLLSNIRDRDDITLFGVDGYEDYTCVEEKLDQQNPLNRLYYDNIKLPKMLKSHDIDIFHGLKGVGPKVEAVKTIITVHDIHVLAYPRFAKFKDLVYWKYFSPASIRRADKIISVSKATKKDLMEKMDIPADRIVVIHESYDSNLYCRREGAYQRVSSFLAEKRIDISNKRIILNVNTVSPRKNIDGVIRAFNLVAGTEEDLVLIIAGRDGWKTRQTYEEYNSSPFKSQIHFVGFTPDEVVADMYNVAEAFVYPSFYEGFGLPILEAQACGCPVITSGISSMPEVAGRGALLVDPYKVEEISDAISDIIADQALRESLIKKGLANSAKFSWEECANKTLQVYQEVYDEG, translated from the coding sequence ATGAGAGTAGGCGTTGATGCAAGGACCTTGAATATCAAGGGAGGAAGCAGAACCTATGCATCGAATCTGTTGTCCAACATACGTGACCGCGATGACATTACTCTCTTTGGTGTTGATGGATATGAAGATTATACCTGCGTGGAAGAAAAGCTCGATCAACAGAACCCGCTAAACAGGCTATATTACGATAACATCAAACTGCCTAAAATGCTGAAAAGTCATGATATCGATATCTTTCACGGGCTAAAAGGAGTCGGGCCTAAAGTAGAAGCGGTTAAAACGATAATCACAGTCCATGATATCCATGTTCTGGCTTACCCCCGGTTTGCAAAATTCAAGGATCTCGTGTACTGGAAATATTTCTCTCCGGCCAGCATTAGAAGAGCTGATAAGATCATTTCCGTCTCGAAAGCCACAAAAAAGGACCTGATGGAAAAAATGGACATCCCTGCTGATAGGATAGTAGTCATCCACGAATCATACGATTCAAACCTCTACTGCAGGAGAGAGGGTGCCTATCAAAGGGTCAGCTCATTCCTTGCTGAAAAAAGGATAGATATCTCCAACAAAAGAATAATACTGAATGTCAATACAGTAAGTCCGCGCAAGAATATAGACGGTGTCATTAGGGCTTTTAACCTGGTTGCAGGCACGGAAGAAGACCTTGTTCTGATCATAGCGGGCAGGGATGGATGGAAAACGAGACAGACTTACGAAGAATACAACAGTTCCCCTTTTAAGAGCCAGATCCATTTTGTAGGCTTCACCCCTGACGAGGTCGTTGCGGACATGTATAATGTTGCAGAGGCATTTGTCTACCCTTCCTTTTACGAAGGATTCGGCCTCCCGATATTAGAAGCGCAGGCATGCGGATGTCCTGTCATAACCTCCGGCATAAGCAGCATGCCTGAAGTTGCCGGAAGAGGTGCGTTGCTTGTGGACCCTTACAAGGTGGAGGAAATATCCGATGCGATATCGGACATAATTGCTGATCAAGCTTTGAGAGAATCATTGATTAAGAAAGGATTAGCCAATTCTGCGAAGTTCTCATGGGAAGAATGCGCCAATAAAACATTGCAGGTATACCAGGAGGTGTATGATGAAGGATGA
- a CDS encoding glycosyltransferase family 2 protein, protein MMKDEECPLISIVMLNYNGLEYLKKTVPSVLELNYPNYEYIIVDNGSSDGSIDFIRGFERIRLVENGENVGYSKGKNIGFREANGEYVLSLDNDILLTDQDILGKLLSMRGKDTGFIQVLFTDIDTMHTKYYGIYFSFYGANLHLKPQDVEKIRNCKKQIPIGAATGGCFFVSKKNWDYIGGFDESQSFNLDDMDVGPRAWMYGFKNYLYTGSYAIHLGINKTQTAESYANRFRLFFSGHARSMIKNYRLGSLIICLPSLFAFQFVKSLRYSVKKTSPKIFLAFLGSVGFFLKNLPDTLDQRRIVQSKRTVSNDLFLKIEPPKFD, encoded by the coding sequence ATGATGAAGGATGAGGAGTGCCCCCTGATTAGCATAGTAATGTTAAACTATAACGGATTGGAGTATTTGAAAAAGACAGTCCCCTCTGTTCTAGAACTGAACTACCCGAACTATGAATATATAATAGTCGATAACGGCTCTTCGGATGGCAGCATTGACTTTATCAGGGGTTTTGAAAGAATAAGGCTCGTCGAGAACGGGGAAAATGTCGGTTATTCAAAGGGAAAGAACATAGGATTCCGGGAAGCAAACGGCGAGTACGTACTCTCACTGGACAATGACATACTGCTGACCGACCAGGACATACTTGGAAAGCTCCTGAGTATGCGCGGGAAGGATACAGGTTTCATCCAGGTCCTTTTCACAGATATTGATACTATGCACACGAAATACTACGGGATCTATTTTTCCTTTTACGGAGCTAATCTCCATCTGAAGCCGCAAGACGTAGAAAAAATCCGAAACTGTAAAAAGCAAATCCCAATAGGAGCCGCTACCGGAGGATGCTTCTTTGTGAGTAAGAAGAACTGGGATTATATAGGCGGTTTTGATGAGTCCCAGTCATTTAATCTCGATGACATGGATGTGGGGCCCCGTGCATGGATGTATGGATTTAAGAACTACCTGTACACCGGATCCTATGCCATACATCTGGGAATTAATAAGACGCAAACAGCAGAATCATATGCTAACCGGTTCAGGCTCTTTTTTTCAGGCCATGCGAGGAGCATGATAAAAAACTACCGGTTAGGCAGCTTAATAATATGCCTTCCTTCATTGTTTGCGTTCCAGTTTGTGAAATCACTGAGGTATTCCGTAAAGAAAACGAGCCCGAAGATCTTTCTTGCTTTCCTCGGATCAGTCGGCTTTTTCCTGAAAAACCTGCCCGACACTCTGGACCAAAGGCGGATAGTCCAGTCTAAAAGAACTGTAAGTAATGACCTTTTTCTGAAAATAGAGCCACCAAAGTTTGATTGA
- a CDS encoding oligosaccharide flippase family protein, whose amino-acid sequence MKNRIKRTYSRHRETIHNFGWRALQTFGKQIVTFSILALSAKLLTPYDFGVYNYVLTIIFLLIIFGDFGISTATSKYVAEYNATDKKKLELILFNSSVILVVLATAISLLTVVFGKYVLEDKYAYVLYVLPMLFFAPISSLYDGIFRGLKRFKDLAIISLSVGFSSLLFVYILIGKYGLAGALVSQSLFYVILTIVLFSSYGNLHVRFDGKIMRTLLNYSLVIGVSSIAYFLYSRVDILVLGHYGYVEEIGYYELINKGFELMFLPFALLAQVIAPDITACFARKDYSGVRAKLSSFMKIIIPSSILIAIMFYFMFPLVIREFLTEYYVEEMLIAIFILSFLIPAKIWGVFQTQSFIVATGFARIVAVTTMIGGILNIFLDIVAINLVGFTGVFWVTLIIHSMNIIFQTVYYKREIGEVK is encoded by the coding sequence ATGAAGAACAGGATAAAACGTACCTATTCAAGGCACCGGGAAACGATCCACAACTTCGGCTGGAGGGCTCTACAGACTTTCGGGAAGCAAATTGTCACATTCAGCATCCTGGCATTATCCGCTAAACTCCTTACGCCTTACGATTTCGGTGTTTACAACTACGTATTAACAATCATCTTTCTGCTGATAATATTTGGCGACTTCGGGATCTCAACTGCGACATCGAAATACGTTGCCGAATACAATGCCACTGATAAAAAGAAATTAGAGTTGATTCTGTTCAATTCCTCCGTCATATTGGTGGTCCTGGCCACAGCCATATCCCTCCTGACCGTAGTTTTTGGAAAATATGTGCTTGAAGATAAGTACGCTTACGTACTTTATGTGCTACCGATGTTGTTCTTTGCACCGATCAGTTCTCTGTATGACGGGATCTTCCGCGGGTTGAAACGGTTCAAGGACCTGGCTATCATATCGTTGTCCGTTGGTTTTTCATCTCTGCTCTTCGTATACATCCTTATCGGCAAATACGGCCTGGCAGGAGCTCTGGTGTCCCAAAGCCTGTTCTACGTTATCCTGACAATAGTGCTGTTCTCAAGCTATGGGAACCTGCATGTCCGGTTTGACGGAAAGATAATGAGGACCCTTTTGAACTACTCCCTGGTGATTGGAGTATCCAGCATAGCTTATTTCCTGTACTCCAGAGTGGACATCCTGGTTCTGGGACACTACGGGTATGTTGAAGAGATAGGGTACTATGAACTGATCAACAAGGGATTTGAATTGATGTTCCTGCCCTTTGCCTTACTGGCACAGGTTATTGCACCGGACATAACTGCCTGCTTTGCCAGAAAGGACTACTCCGGAGTAAGAGCGAAACTGTCCTCATTTATGAAAATAATTATTCCGTCATCGATCCTCATAGCAATAATGTTCTATTTCATGTTTCCTTTGGTGATAAGGGAGTTCTTAACGGAATATTACGTCGAAGAAATGCTGATAGCGATTTTTATCTTAAGCTTTCTGATCCCGGCTAAAATATGGGGCGTGTTCCAGACCCAGAGTTTTATCGTGGCAACCGGATTTGCCCGGATCGTTGCAGTTACTACCATGATAGGCGGGATCCTGAATATATTCCTGGACATAGTTGCCATTAATCTGGTAGGTTTCACAGGCGTTTTCTGGGTTACGCTGATAATACACTCAATGAACATAATCTTTCAGACTGTATACTATAAACGTGAGATAGGGGAGGTAAAATGA
- a CDS encoding prenyltransferase/squalene oxidase repeat-containing protein — MKDVKDFVLGLYSKDGSFSYSPANRISNLYSTCFGVMCLDLINGMDTFEDKDRVSNYIQSFQDERTGYFIDNTAIPQNNASHDQEYICLQLTDFAQLALSALGKNAKYEYAFLKKYKDEEYLRKWFYGLNWKDPWLVSNLVMFILNSMIYESETENKKYIDTIISLLNRSQDPGTGYWNLGNKVTLHNQMAGAYHFIFFYTYLKIEPNHIDRIIDSTLMVQNYDGLFNYEGGGGSCDDLDAVDLLCRAAFYSDHRKAEIRDSLGFAYQALLDNQNPDGGFCWAKRNKLKLGDFSHLLNIRMLEHKPDFLLNAASKAKKIGYNISNNQFHWRYSGLETMKLKNDDSDLFSTWFRLTGIAFIETTFGEAFKKSYEWKLRKKCGLGFYNK, encoded by the coding sequence ATGAAGGACGTAAAGGATTTTGTCTTGGGTTTATACTCTAAAGATGGCTCTTTCAGTTATTCTCCTGCTAACAGGATAAGCAATCTTTATTCTACCTGCTTTGGGGTCATGTGTCTGGACCTGATCAACGGGATGGATACATTTGAAGATAAGGACCGGGTATCCAATTACATACAAAGCTTCCAGGATGAAAGAACGGGTTACTTTATAGATAATACCGCGATTCCTCAGAACAATGCCTCCCATGATCAGGAGTATATCTGTTTGCAACTGACGGATTTTGCGCAACTGGCCTTGTCGGCACTGGGCAAAAATGCGAAGTATGAATACGCTTTTCTGAAGAAGTATAAGGATGAGGAATATCTGAGAAAGTGGTTCTACGGGCTTAACTGGAAAGACCCGTGGCTTGTCAGCAACCTCGTAATGTTCATACTGAACTCGATGATCTATGAGAGTGAAACTGAAAATAAAAAGTATATTGATACTATAATCTCTCTGCTGAACCGGTCCCAGGATCCTGGGACCGGGTACTGGAATCTCGGAAACAAGGTAACCCTCCATAATCAAATGGCTGGGGCTTACCACTTCATTTTCTTCTATACCTATCTGAAAATCGAACCCAATCACATCGACAGGATAATAGATTCGACGCTCATGGTACAGAATTATGACGGCTTGTTCAATTATGAGGGAGGAGGAGGCAGCTGTGACGACCTGGATGCTGTGGATCTTCTTTGCAGGGCTGCTTTTTATTCGGACCATAGAAAAGCCGAAATAAGGGATTCCTTGGGCTTTGCATATCAGGCACTACTAGATAATCAAAATCCTGACGGCGGGTTCTGCTGGGCCAAAAGGAACAAGCTAAAGCTTGGCGATTTCAGCCACCTGCTCAATATAAGAATGCTAGAACATAAGCCTGATTTCCTATTGAATGCGGCCTCAAAGGCAAAGAAGATAGGATATAATATAAGCAATAATCAATTCCATTGGAGATACTCAGGATTGGAGACCATGAAACTGAAAAATGACGACAGTGATTTGTTCTCGACATGGTTCCGGCTTACCGGTATAGCCTTTATTGAAACGACTTTTGGGGAAGCCTTCAAGAAGTCATATGAGTGGAAACTGAGAAAAAAATGTGGATTGGGGTTTTATAACAAATGA